CGATCACCCGGCTCTGCAGTCCGGACATGAGTTGGGGGTCGCCGTTGTAGAGTTCAACGACCTTTTCCGGCTCTTCATAGGTGGAGGCGATCGCAGCAAGCTGCTCGGCCACGCGCGTGCGATCCAGCTTGAGGTCGTTCTTGCGGGCAAGCTCGCCCATCAGCAGGCCGGCGATGACCCGCTTGCGGGCCATCGGCGTGGCGGCCTCGATCAACTGCGGCGGAGGCTGCTGCCCCTGCGGCACACTGCCCGCGGCGAGGCTGTTGGCCTCGGACTGGACCATCATGTTCGGCACGTCCAGCGTATCGTGGGCGTTGGCCAGCTTCTCGGCCACTTCCGACTTCAGACGGGCCAGCAGCGCCCCCTTCAGCTCGCGCTCCAGGTTCGCACGGACCTCCTTGCGGAAGTGCTCCAGGTCGCCATCGGCGATGCCGAACAGCTTGACGAACTCGGCGTCGACCTCCGGCAGCTTCGGCTCCTGCACCTTGATGATCTTGAAGGAGACCTGAGCGGTCTTGCCAGCAAGGTTCTCGTTGCGGAAGTCTTCCGGGAAAGCGACTTCGGCTTCGTATGCGTCACCGGCGGCACGACCGGTCAGCGCCTCGTCGAGCGCCTTGAACAGCGTGCCCGAACCCAGCACGCTGCCGGCACGTTCCAGGCCTTCGGCCGGGAAACGGTAGTCGCCGGCCACGGCGCTGTATTCGAACATCACGAAATCACCCGCGACCGAGCCACGCTCGACCGGATCGAAACTGCGACGCTGGGTACGCAGCGTCTCGATCATCTTGTCGATGTCGGCGTCGCTCACCTCGGCCTTCGGGCGCTGGATTTCAAGGCCGGAAACGTCGATCTCGGGGAACTCCGGCATCACCTCGAAGGTAGCGGTGTAGGCGATCTCGCCGTTCTCCGGCTTGCCCGTGGTGTCGATCGAGGGATTCGCCACCGGCTGCAGCTTTTCCTGCGCGAACGCTTCGCGCAACGTGCTGCCGATCAGGTCGGACAACACTTCACTGCGCACCTGGTCACCGAAGCGCTGACGGATCACCGCCACCGGCACCTTGCCCGGACGGAAACCCTTCAGGCGCACGGTACGCCCCATTTCCGCGATGCGCTCGTTCACCTGCGTATCGAACCGCTCCGCCGGGAACTTCACCGTGAGCTTGCGCTCAAGCTTGCCGACGCTCTCAACCGAAACCTGCATGACGTCTCCTGGAATGACCTGTAGTGGCCCTGTCACGGTGCCGCGGCGGCCACGCCGCCCGTAAAACCAAACTTCAAAATCAAGGGATTGGTGCGAAAGGCGGGACTCGAACCCGCACGGGGGTTACCCGCTGGAACCTAAACCATCCCGACCAAACAGCGAATCATAGACTTGGTTATAGAGGTACCGCAACAGGCATAGTCGGGCGGTACCTCGCCCACTTTTCAGGTGCCGCCAAGGTACCACGGTGAGTAAAAGTCGGAGCCTAGGGGGAACGAAGTTCTCCCTCTGAAGATTTCCTAATGACCTCTTAGGTCACCCTCAGAACACCTAACGCCCCCACGCCTCGGCCTCCTCACGGAGCCGGGGCTTTTTCATATGGAGACATCAGAATGACCAAGACCCTCACCTACGCCAATGCCGACTCCAGAACCGTCGCCGCCGTCATCCACTCCACCCCCATCCGTCAGGATGCCGAGGGTCGTTACTGTCTGAATGACCTCCACCAGGCGGCCGGCGGGGAGAACCGACACCAACCTGCCTTCTTCTTCAAGAGGCCGGAAATCGTGGAGCTGATGGCCGAGATCAATTCTTCCCCACAGAAGATTAAGCCCGTCGAGACCTCCAGGGGGCGTTACGGCGGTACCTACGTGGTGGACGACCTGGCCCTGACCTACGCCATGTGGGTACGCCCCGCGTTCCATCCAGCCTGCTGCACGCCCGCACCGAGATTGAACGCTGGCGGCGGGAATACAACGAGGAGCGACCGAAGAAGGCGTTGGGCGGGCTGACACCGGCCGCCTACGCGAAGCAGTTAAAGTAATTCCGGACTCTAAACCGACCCGCTACTCAAAGCGGGGGGACGTCGTCACCTGCCCATCGCCCTCGACGGCTCCTGCAATGGCCTTCAGAACTTCTCGGCCACGCTGCGGGACTCCGTGGGCGGCTCGGTACGCTGAAGCTGCTGGACCTGGGTCTGGAAGACAGCTACGACGCTCGCCGTCAGGGCACCCTGATGCTCAGCAAGTTCGCACTGGGCCACGGTACGCTCCGTGTGGCTTCGGCCATCGAGATCGCCGCCTCGGCGTAACCACCCTAGCCGGGGAGACCTAACCAGTCTCCCCGGCTTTTTTCTACGGAAACTCTGATTTTGCTCGTCATCCCAGCGCACGCCGGGATGCAGCGCCCGCGGACCATTGAGCATAAAGTCATTGGATGGTCAGCTTCGCTGTTGTGAAGCCCTTCCTGCTTGCCCAGCCCTGCGGCTGTCGAAAAGCTCCTCGCAGAGACGAGCAACAAGCCGATTGATCAGACCTTCCCTAAAGCTGGCGCTCTATGGATTGCCGGCTTTCCGGGAACTGCGTGAATTCTTTAATTCCAGGTCGGATACCAAGTTGCACCAGCAAGCGCCCACTCGTCCTCGTACGGCGCCGGTGTTCCGCAGCTTGGCGAGGCACCCCATGGGTATGTGGTGCTGCCAGAACACCATTCCGCCTGCGTGAGTCCATCCGGTGCAACAAAACTAATTATTGAATACGTGTTGTCAACCATAGGCGTGCAATCGACATAGTAATCTGTACTTACTTGAGTGCAACTTGTCGGTTCCTTGCAACCATAAGTTTCTGCTACATGGTAAGGATTTGTTGAACTGACGTTTCCTGCATGTTCAGCAAAGCCATTACAGTACCGAATTTGTTGACCTATGACTTGGCCGCTTGAATTGAAATATCTGACGGAAAGGGCTGATGCGGGCAAGGCCATACTCGTTAGTGGGATCATTAAAATGGCGATAATGGCGAGGATTGCCAGAGGTCTAAATT
This window of the Dyella sp. A6 genome carries:
- the tig gene encoding trigger factor, which translates into the protein MQVSVESVGKLERKLTVKFPAERFDTQVNERIAEMGRTVRLKGFRPGKVPVAVIRQRFGDQVRSEVLSDLIGSTLREAFAQEKLQPVANPSIDTTGKPENGEIAYTATFEVMPEFPEIDVSGLEIQRPKAEVSDADIDKMIETLRTQRRSFDPVERGSVAGDFVMFEYSAVAGDYRFPAEGLERAGSVLGSGTLFKALDEALTGRAAGDAYEAEVAFPEDFRNENLAGKTAQVSFKIIKVQEPKLPEVDAEFVKLFGIADGDLEHFRKEVRANLERELKGALLARLKSEVAEKLANAHDTLDVPNMMVQSEANSLAAGSVPQGQQPPPQLIEAATPMARKRVIAGLLMGELARKNDLKLDRTRVAEQLAAIASTYEEPEKVVELYNGDPQLMSGLQSRVIEDQVAEWVADHAKTTVLDLSFDEVMRPAGA
- a CDS encoding DNA-directed RNA polymerase, producing MALDGSCNGLQNFSATLRDSVGGSVR